The Zonotrichia leucophrys gambelii isolate GWCS_2022_RI chromosome 20, RI_Zleu_2.0, whole genome shotgun sequence genome contains a region encoding:
- the TUBB1 gene encoding tubulin beta-1 chain has translation MREIVHLQIGQCGNQIGSKFWEVLGEEHGIDITGNYRGDSPLQLERINVYFNEAYSHKYVPRSILVDLEPGTMDSVRSSRIGPLFRPDNFIHGNSGAGNNWAKGHYTEGAELIENVMDVVRNECESCDCLQGFQLIHSLGGGTGSGMGTLLINKIREEYPDRIMNTFSVVPSPKVSDTVVEPYNAILSIHQLIENTDETFCIDNEALYDICFRTLKLTNPTYGDLNHLVSLTMSGVTTSLRFPGQLNADLRKLAVNMVPFPRLHFFMPGFAPLTARGSQQYRALTVPELTQQMFDARNMMAACDPRRGRYLTVACIFRGRMSTKEVDEQLLSVQTKNSSYFVEWIPNNVKVAVCDIPPRGLKMAATFIGNNTAIQELFIRVSEQFSAMFRRKAFLHWYTGEGMDEMEFSEAEGNTNDLVSEYQQYQDATADVEEFEEVEVEAEAKPEKEAE, from the exons ATGCGTGAAATCGTGCACCTGCAGATTGGCCAGTGTGGGAACCAAATTGGATCCAAG TTCTGGGAGGTGCTTGGTGAGGAACATGGCATTGACATCACTGGGAACTACCGTGGGGATTCCCCACTGCAGCTGGAGCGAATTAATGTGTACTTCAATGAGGCTTACT CCCATAAATACGTGCCCCGTTCCATCCTGGTGGACCTGGAGCCTGGGACAATGGACAGCGTCCGCTCCAGCAGAATCGGGCCCCTCTTTCGGCCTGACAACTTTATCCATG GCAATTCAGGTGCTGGCAACAACTGGGCCAAGGGCCATTACACAGAAGGTGCTGAACTGATTGAAAACGTCATGGATGTGGTCAGGAACGAGTGTGAGAGCTGTGACTGCCTTCAGGGGTTCCAGCTCATCCATTCCCTGGGTGGTGGCACGGGCTCAGGCATGGGGACGCTCCTCATCAACAAGATCAGAGAGGAATATCCCGACAGGATCATGAACACCTTCAGCGTCGTGCCCTCCCCCAAGGTGTCGGACACGGTGGTGGAGCCGTACAACGCCATCCTCTCCATCCACCAGCTGATAGAGAACACCGATGAGACCTTCTGCATTGACAACGAGGCTCTGTATGATATTTGCTTCAGGACATTGAAGCTCACCAATCCCACCTACGGGGACCTCAACCACTTGGTGTCCCTCACCATGAGCGGCGTCACCACCTCGCTGCGCTTCCCCGGCCAGCTGAACGCGGATCTGCGCAAGCTGGCGGTGAACATGGTGCCCTTTCCTCGCCTGCACTTCTTCATGCCCGGCTTTGCCCCGCTGACAGCCCGGGGCAGCCAGCAGTACCGGGCCCTGACGGTGCCAGAGCTCACCCAGCAGATGTTCGACGCCCGGAACATGATGGCAGCGTGCGACCCCCGCCGCGGGCGCTACCTCACCGTGGCCTGCATCTTCAGGGGCAGAATGTCCACCAAGGAAGTGGACGAGCAGCTGCTGTCTGTCCAGACCAAGAACAGCTCCTACTTTGTGGAGTGGATCCCTAACAACGTGAAGGTGGCCGTGTGTGACATCCCGCCGCGAGGGCTGAAGATGGCAGCCACGTTTATTGGCAATAACACGGCCATCCAGGAGCTCTTCATCAGGGTGTCCGAGCAGTTCTCGGCCATGTTCAGGAGGAAAGCCTTTCTCCACTGGTACACGGGGGAAGGCATGGATGAGATGGAGTTTTCTGAAGCAGAAGGTAACACCAATGACCTCGTGTCCGAGTACCAGCAGTACCAGGATGCCACTGCAGACGTGGAGGAATTTGAAGAGGTAGAAGTGGAAGCAGAAGCCAAGCCAGAAAAGGAAGCAGAGTAA
- the ATP5F1E gene encoding ATP synthase subunit epsilon, mitochondrial, which translates to MVAYWRQAGLSYIRYSQICAQAVRAAMKPQYKAEAERAAVATVKTVKPKKE; encoded by the exons ATGGTGGCGTACTGGCGACAGGCCGGGCTCAG CTACATCCGCTACTCGCAGATCTGCGCGCAGGCCGTGCGGGCCGCCATGAAGCCGCAGTACAAAGCGGAGGCGGAGAGGGCAGCGGTGGCCACGGTGAAAACGGTGAAGCCCAAAAAGGAGTGA
- the PRELID3B gene encoding PRELI domain containing protein 3B, which translates to MKIWTSEHVFDHPWETVMTAAMRKYPNPMNPSVVGVDVLDRHVDPSGKLHSHRLLSTEWGIPAIVKSLIGTCRTRTYVQEHSVVDPVKKTMELKSCNISFTNLVSVDERLVYKPHPQEPHKTILTQEAIISVKGVSLSSYLEGLMANTISSNAKKGREALEWVIKRLNAEIEELAASARGTMRNSMAAAAFVEK; encoded by the exons ATGAAGATCTGGACCTCGGAGCACGTGTTCGA TCACCCCTGGGAGACTGTGATGACAGCCGCCATGAGGAAATACCCCAACCCCATGAACCCCAGCGTGGTGGGTGTCGATGTCCTGGACAGGCACGTGGATCCCAGCGGGAAACTGCACAGCCACCGGCTCCTGAGCACCGAGTGGGGAATCCCGGCCATTGTGAAATCG ctcatTGGCACCTGCAGGACAAGGACATATGTGCAGGAGCATTCTGTTGTTGACCCTGTGAAAAAAACAATGGAGCTTAAATCCTGTAAT ATTTCATTTACAAACCTTGTGTCAGTAGATGAGAGGCTTGTCTATAAACCACACCCTCAGGAACCACACAA AACCATTCTGACACAAGAAGCAATAATATCTGTAAAAGGTGTCAGTCTCAGCAGTTACCTAGAAGGGCTAATGGCAAACACAATTTCTTCCAATGCTAAAAAA GGCCGTGAAGCATTGGAATGGGTAATTAAAAGACTGAATGCTGAAATTGAAGAGTTGGCAGCTTCAGCAAGAGGAACCATGAGGAATTcgatggcagcagcagcatttgtaGAGAAATGA